The Corallococcus exiguus genome has a segment encoding these proteins:
- a CDS encoding PIG-L deacetylase family protein codes for MAERARNGRSEGPEHVFFSPHPDDVALGAYASLLDVPRGIVPTLVTVFSQSCWEFVLPVDPSRAMAVTSLRMGEDRRFARAHGLDLVHLGFRDTSLRAPPGGPVESEEARSALASRVLLALDEVLASVSQDAVCYVPLGISSHADHLMVRDAVRALRGERNVVYYEDLPYSAHHPEDEIVDYAWALGLSPRCLDVTTLWSAKLRGLSFYASQLEPQTLPAVESHARRLGAGRGMAERVWTVAP; via the coding sequence GTGGCTGAGCGCGCGCGCAATGGAAGGAGCGAGGGGCCGGAGCACGTCTTCTTCTCCCCGCATCCGGACGACGTGGCGCTGGGGGCGTACGCGAGCCTGCTCGACGTGCCCCGGGGCATCGTGCCCACGCTCGTCACGGTCTTCTCCCAGAGCTGCTGGGAGTTCGTGCTGCCGGTGGACCCGTCGCGGGCCATGGCGGTGACGTCGCTGCGGATGGGCGAGGACCGGAGATTCGCCCGGGCGCACGGGTTGGACCTGGTGCACCTGGGCTTCCGCGACACCAGCCTGCGCGCGCCACCGGGCGGCCCCGTGGAGTCGGAGGAGGCGCGGTCGGCGCTGGCCTCGCGCGTGCTGCTGGCGCTGGACGAGGTGCTGGCGAGCGTGTCCCAGGACGCGGTCTGCTACGTACCGCTGGGCATCTCCAGCCACGCGGACCACTTGATGGTGCGCGACGCGGTGCGGGCCCTGCGCGGCGAGCGCAACGTCGTCTACTACGAGGACCTGCCGTACTCCGCGCACCACCCGGAGGATGAAATCGTCGACTACGCGTGGGCGCTCGGGCTGTCGCCCCGGTGCCTGGACGTGACGACGCTGTGGTCCGCGAAGCTGCGCGGGCTGTCCTTCTACGCGAGCCAGCTGGAGCCCCAGACGCTGCCCGCGGTGGAGTCGCACGCGCGGCGGCTGGGCGCGGGCCGGGGAATGGCCGAGCGCGTGTGGACGGTGGCGCCATGA
- a CDS encoding glycosyltransferase family protein produces MSTREPWAEGEMLVHLSYEATRTLGGMGVVLEHLLSAPEYRQAFPRTLLVSPTVRPCGLGSYAPEESLARDLETHGEVFYSGLRRDNPERWARVFRPVEEQHDVSFVYGRRDAPGGPVEVLLVDLTDVLRGYRVRMGTLPKFLARLHTLLGVDLPFDCRGPRPAAWRGLSRVWRERFGTRLGAAPWVNRLFRKAVRHGLLDAPALDHDAMLAIVLAEPVFDALERLRPKDGAGTVILAQEHLSLPLAYKALLDGRRWCRTVYYAGEVRTPRVLVEYGEAGQGASDARFYNIQRLGLEQGKTLDQVYPVSTWPNFQILRNGHLCDRVGAVSASVADELRFLDERYALQPVTVVPHGHRPIETGWDAKEAARTKVLAHARKAWGKDFRLLLTHIARDEVCKGLWRDVDVCEHLATLLPPERKPALLMMVTEWNEAEPSDNLRALKARVDAFNAKDTGLHIALVNQPTWPAGLDFTRDDLHRATDVSLGQSLYESYGLAQLEALGCGAICVISGASGARRALKAVCERQGLSEAAHPNLVVSDPVADARVAGLAHSMETWKALPASVLRDEELRTAVRVAEEVVRRLPRDAHEGRLLLATGWALSERLHWEPLIREQLLPLLRFPKEEAQDVSDWSAAHG; encoded by the coding sequence ATGAGCACGCGGGAGCCCTGGGCGGAGGGGGAGATGCTGGTGCACCTCTCCTATGAGGCCACGCGCACGCTGGGCGGGATGGGCGTGGTGCTGGAGCACCTGCTGTCCGCGCCCGAGTACCGGCAGGCCTTCCCGCGCACGCTGCTGGTGAGCCCCACGGTGCGGCCGTGCGGCCTGGGGAGCTACGCGCCGGAGGAGTCGCTGGCGCGCGACCTGGAGACGCACGGCGAGGTGTTCTACAGCGGCCTGCGCCGGGACAACCCGGAGCGGTGGGCGCGCGTCTTCCGGCCGGTGGAGGAGCAGCACGACGTGTCGTTCGTCTACGGGCGGCGCGACGCTCCGGGCGGCCCGGTGGAGGTGCTGCTCGTGGACCTCACGGACGTGCTCCGGGGCTACCGGGTGAGGATGGGCACGCTGCCGAAGTTCCTCGCGCGGCTGCACACGCTGCTCGGGGTGGACCTCCCGTTCGACTGCCGGGGGCCGCGTCCGGCGGCGTGGCGGGGGCTGTCACGCGTGTGGCGAGAGCGCTTCGGCACGCGGCTGGGCGCGGCGCCCTGGGTCAACCGCCTGTTCCGCAAGGCGGTCCGGCACGGCCTCCTGGACGCGCCCGCGTTGGACCACGACGCGATGCTGGCCATCGTGCTCGCGGAGCCCGTCTTCGACGCGCTGGAGCGGCTGCGCCCGAAGGACGGGGCGGGGACCGTCATCCTGGCGCAGGAGCACCTGTCGCTGCCGCTCGCGTACAAGGCGCTGCTCGACGGGCGGCGCTGGTGCCGCACCGTGTACTACGCGGGCGAGGTGCGCACGCCCCGGGTGCTCGTGGAGTACGGCGAGGCAGGGCAGGGCGCGTCCGACGCGCGCTTCTACAACATCCAGCGGCTGGGGCTGGAGCAGGGGAAGACGCTGGACCAGGTGTACCCCGTGAGCACCTGGCCCAACTTTCAAATCCTGCGCAACGGCCACCTGTGTGACCGCGTGGGCGCGGTGAGCGCGTCCGTGGCGGACGAGCTGCGGTTCCTGGATGAACGCTATGCGCTCCAGCCGGTGACGGTGGTGCCCCACGGGCACCGGCCCATCGAGACGGGCTGGGACGCGAAGGAGGCCGCGCGCACGAAGGTGCTGGCCCATGCGCGCAAGGCGTGGGGGAAGGACTTCCGCCTGCTGCTCACGCACATCGCGCGGGACGAGGTCTGCAAGGGACTCTGGCGCGACGTGGACGTGTGCGAGCACCTGGCCACGTTGCTGCCACCGGAGCGCAAGCCCGCGCTGCTGATGATGGTGACGGAGTGGAACGAGGCGGAGCCGTCCGACAACCTGCGTGCCCTGAAGGCACGCGTGGACGCGTTCAACGCGAAGGACACGGGCCTGCACATCGCGCTGGTGAACCAGCCCACGTGGCCCGCGGGCCTGGACTTCACGCGGGACGACCTGCACCGCGCCACGGACGTGTCCCTGGGGCAGTCGCTGTATGAGTCCTATGGCCTGGCGCAGCTGGAGGCCCTGGGCTGCGGCGCCATCTGCGTCATCTCTGGAGCCAGCGGCGCCCGGCGTGCGCTGAAGGCGGTGTGCGAGCGGCAGGGGCTGTCGGAGGCCGCGCATCCGAACCTCGTGGTGTCGGACCCGGTGGCGGATGCTCGGGTCGCGGGCCTGGCGCACTCGATGGAGACCTGGAAGGCGCTGCCCGCCAGCGTCCTGCGGGATGAGGAGCTGCGCACCGCGGTGCGCGTGGCGGAGGAGGTGGTGCGGCGGCTTCCGCGTGACGCGCACGAAGGCCGCCTCCTGCTCGCGACGGGCTGGGCGCTGTCGGAGCGGCTGCACTGGGAGCCGCTCATCCGCGAGCAGCTGCTGCCGCTGCTCCGCTTCCCGAAGGAGGAGGCGCAGGACGTGTCCGACTGGAGCGCGGCCCATGGCTGA
- a CDS encoding class I SAM-dependent methyltransferase — protein sequence MAENEQAPALIVVAHPEDVVRLFSTVAPGADVAVVTEDGSAGRELEAVGRALGTRSTHLLLSPSEVGPWCREQRSRGDVRVFTHSPQEDAPLHREVALLVSRVFERLWVPATGARPTACTVLDDAAFQRKLGLLNALYRERPDGARAGACTDPVRDGPGIEAFAEVRAGDVVRALSLTKPEIFSELADPWGFAQSTYEGERFALTAKVLGTLRDAGAPRRVVDVGACEGLMTEHLLTLFPEANVRAVESEPRFVTRLRERLGSHARVRIVEASAEDVALEADLVLLAEVLYYLSEDAGHDLLNRLRASHLLTSYGGGFGAQVHAALVARGWRCVQSATLPGRIEPVDGAASPLLVRRAGTEIRLWER from the coding sequence ATGGCTGAGAACGAGCAGGCCCCGGCGCTCATCGTCGTGGCACACCCGGAGGATGTGGTCCGGTTGTTCAGCACGGTGGCGCCGGGGGCGGACGTCGCGGTGGTGACGGAGGACGGGAGCGCGGGCCGGGAGCTGGAGGCCGTGGGCCGGGCCCTGGGCACGAGGAGCACGCACCTCCTGCTGTCCCCGTCGGAGGTGGGGCCATGGTGCCGCGAGCAGCGCTCCCGGGGCGACGTCCGCGTCTTCACGCACAGCCCGCAGGAGGACGCCCCGCTGCACCGCGAAGTGGCGCTGCTCGTCAGCCGCGTCTTCGAGCGACTGTGGGTCCCCGCCACGGGTGCCAGGCCCACCGCCTGCACGGTGCTGGACGACGCGGCCTTCCAGCGCAAGTTGGGCCTGCTCAACGCGCTCTACCGGGAGCGTCCGGACGGAGCCCGCGCGGGCGCCTGCACGGACCCCGTGCGAGACGGGCCCGGCATCGAGGCCTTCGCGGAGGTGCGGGCCGGAGACGTGGTGCGCGCCCTGTCCCTCACGAAGCCGGAGATCTTCTCCGAGCTCGCGGACCCCTGGGGCTTCGCCCAATCCACCTACGAGGGGGAACGCTTCGCCCTCACCGCGAAGGTGCTCGGGACGCTGCGCGACGCGGGCGCGCCCCGGCGCGTGGTGGACGTGGGCGCCTGCGAGGGGCTGATGACCGAGCACCTGCTGACGCTCTTCCCGGAGGCGAACGTCCGCGCCGTGGAGTCCGAGCCCCGCTTCGTCACGCGCCTGCGCGAGCGGCTGGGCAGCCACGCGCGCGTGCGCATCGTGGAGGCCAGCGCGGAGGACGTGGCGCTGGAGGCGGACCTGGTGCTGCTCGCGGAGGTGCTCTACTACCTGTCCGAGGACGCTGGCCACGACCTGTTGAACCGGCTGCGCGCGTCCCACCTGCTCACGTCCTATGGCGGAGGCTTCGGCGCCCAGGTGCACGCCGCGCTCGTCGCGCGCGGTTGGAGGTGCGTCCAGTCCGCGACGCTTCCGGGCCGCATCGAGCCGGTGGACGGCGCCGCGAGCCCGCTGCTCGTGCGCCGTGCAGGGACCGAAATCCGGCTCTGGGAACGGTGA
- a CDS encoding thioredoxin domain-containing protein encodes MSAPVVSQGPADAPARASHDEGLKHSALRRRALPWLVGGWLVASVLGLGLMGARANVAGLAATPPVRLPERFTRAPGMWTLLVFLHPRCPCSRATLSELAKLLDRHGARLSTHVFVWAPHEAPPGFERSELWTRAVALPGVEVVADVDGQVARELGARTSGQLVLFSPDGVERFAGGITPSRGHEGDSEGGGAIRDLLDSEASSPATAPVFGCALETPLTPAGDDT; translated from the coding sequence ATGTCCGCCCCGGTTGTCTCGCAGGGCCCCGCGGATGCCCCGGCCCGGGCGTCCCATGACGAGGGCCTGAAACACAGTGCGCTCCGGCGCCGGGCGCTGCCGTGGTTGGTGGGTGGCTGGCTCGTGGCGAGCGTGTTGGGGCTGGGGCTCATGGGAGCGCGGGCGAATGTCGCGGGGCTCGCGGCCACGCCCCCTGTCCGGTTGCCGGAGCGCTTCACGCGGGCGCCGGGCATGTGGACGTTGCTCGTCTTCCTCCACCCGCGGTGCCCGTGTTCCCGCGCGACGCTGTCGGAGCTGGCGAAGCTCCTGGACCGGCACGGCGCGCGGCTCTCCACGCACGTGTTCGTCTGGGCGCCGCATGAAGCCCCGCCGGGCTTCGAGCGCTCGGAGCTGTGGACGCGCGCCGTGGCCCTGCCAGGGGTGGAGGTGGTGGCGGACGTGGACGGGCAGGTGGCGCGAGAGCTGGGCGCGCGCACCTCGGGACAGCTGGTCCTCTTCTCTCCGGACGGAGTGGAGCGCTTCGCCGGCGGCATCACCCCCTCGCGAGGCCACGAAGGTGACAGCGAGGGGGGCGGTGCCATCCGGGACCTCCTGGACTCGGAGGCCTCCAGCCCCGCCACCGCGCCTGTTTTTGGCTGTGCCCTCGAAACACCGCTCACGCCCGCGGGTGATGACACGTGA